In a genomic window of Epinephelus fuscoguttatus linkage group LG23, E.fuscoguttatus.final_Chr_v1:
- the LOC125884159 gene encoding oocyte zinc finger protein XlCOF22-like isoform X9, which produces MRTHTGEKPFTCSECGKGFSQSTLLTAHMRSHTGEKPFSCSECGNRFSHSNTLNIHMRTHTGEKPFSCSQCGKRFSLSNTLKIHMRSHTGEKPFSCSECGKRFSLSNTLKMHMRSHTGEKPFSCFECGKRFSYSYNLKVHMRTHTGEKPFGCSECGKRFRSQEDVRAHIRTHTGEKPFTCSECGKRFGRSVTLNVHMRTHTVEKPFSCSVCWKSCGDRGNLNVHMKSHAGEKPFSCSECRKRFSQSGALKTHMQTHTGEKPFSCSECGKRFSHSNTLKIHM; this is translated from the exons ATGAGAACtcacacaggagaaaaaccattcacctgctctgagtgtgggaaaggATTTTCTCAATCAA CACTGCTGACAGCACATatgagatctcatacaggagaaaaaccatttagctgctctgagtgtgggaacaGATTTTCTCACTCAAATACTCTGAACATacacatgagaactcatacGGGAGAAAAACCATTCAGCTGCTCtcagtgtgggaaaagattttctCTTTCAAATACTCTGAAGatacacatgagatctcatacaggagaaaaaccatttagctgctctgaatgtgggaaaagattttctCTCTCAAATACTCTGAAGATgcacatgagatctcatacaggagaaaaaccatttagctgctttgagTGTGGGAAGAGATTTTCTTACTCATATAATCTGAAAGTacacatgagaactcatacaggagaaaaaccatttggctgctctgagtgtgggaagaGATTCCGTAGTCAAGAAGATGTGAGGGCACACATAAGAACTcatacaggagaaaaaccatttacctgctctgagtgtgggaaaagatttggtcgGTCTGTTACTCTGAATGTacacatgagaactcatacAGTAGAAAAACCAttcagctgctctgtgtgttgGAAAAGCTGTGGTGACAGGGGAAATCTGAATGTACACATGAAATCTCATGCAGGAGAAAagccatttagctgctctgagtgcaGGAAAAGATTTTCTCAGTCAGGTGCTCTgaagacacacatgcaaactcatacaggagaaaaaccatttagctgctctgagtgtgggaaaagattttctCACTCAAATACTCTGAAGATACACATGTGA
- the LOC125884160 gene encoding oocyte zinc finger protein XlCOF6-like, with translation MSKVQMLRSLLKQRLTAADGEIFGLFERTIAEYEEELCRSKEENERQRKLLDAVFNPQLRLHRADVQQLLVVKEEVPPEQQEWSSSVDQEDPEPPHMKEDQEDPEPPHIKEDQEDPEPPHIKEDQEDPEPPHIKEEQEDPEPPLIKEDQEDPEPPHIKEDQEDPEAPHIKEDQEDPEPPHIKEDQEDPEAPHIKEEQEDPEPPHIKEDQEDPEAPHIKEDPEAQHIKEDQEDPEPPHIKEDPEAQHIKEDQEDPEPPHIKEEEEFTFTPVPVKSEDDEEKPQSSQLHQRHTEHMETGADGEDCGGPEPAKNSDPDTHLQPETDDSDDDDDWTETREPQSGLKSLRNDEDPVSDLEYSVDEKPFSCSECGKKYNHSSTLRIHMRTHTGERPFSCSVCGKRFCRSGEMRTHMRTHTGERPFSCSECGKGFCRSGEVRTHMRTHTGERPFSCSECGKGFSLSGSLKRHMRTHTGERPFSCSECGKRFPQKTTLKNHIRTHTGEKPLSCSECGQRFSRKDNLKIHMRTHTGEKTFSSSECGKRFPRSGDVRTHMRFHSGQKPFSCSECGKSISRSGDVRRHMRVHTGERPFSCSECGKGFFKSDALKGHMRTHTGERPFSCSECGKLFSLACALKTHMRTHTGEKPFGCSECGKRFPRSGDVRRHMRTHTGEKPFSCSDCGKGFSLIGALKRHMRTHTGERPFSCSECGKRFSHAGSLKEHMRTHTGEKPFSCSECGKRYSHPNTL, from the exons ATGTCTAAAGTCCAAATGCTGAGATCGTTGTTGAAGCAGCGACTAACTGCGGCTGATGGAGAGATATTTGGGCTGTTTGAAAGAACGATAGCAGAGTACGAGGAGGAACTTTGTCGATCAAAAGAGGAGAACGAGCGACAACGGAAACTACTGGACGCTGTTTTCAACCCTCAGCTTCggttacacagagcag acgtccagcagctgttagtggttaaagaagaggttccccctgagcagcaggagtggagctccagtgtggaccaggaggacccagagcctccacacatgaaagaggaccaggaggacccagagcctccacacattaaagaggaccaggaggacccagagcctccacacattaaagaggaccaggaggacccagagcctccacacattaaagaggaacaggaggacccagagcctccactcattaaagaggaccaggaggacccagagcctccacacattaaagaggaccaggaggacccagaggctccacacattaaagaggaccaggaggacccagagcctccacacattaaagaggaccaggaggacccagaggctccacacattaaagaggaacaggaggacccagagcctccacacattaaagaggaccaggaggacccagaggctccacacattaaagaggacccAGAGGCTcaacacattaaagaggaccaggaggacccagagcctccgCACATTAAAGAGGACCCAGAGGCTcaacacattaaagaggaccaggaggacccagagcctccacacattaaagaggaagaggagttcacattcactcctgtccctgtgaagagtgaagatgatgaagagaaacctcagtcctcacagcttcatcaaagacacactgaacatATGGAAACTGGAGCTGAtggagaggactgtggaggaccagaaccagccaagaactcagatccagatacacatttacaacctgagactgatgacagtgatgatgatgatgattggacagagaccagagaacctcagtcaggcTTAAAGTCTCTTAGAAATGATGAAGACCCTGTCAGTGACTTGGAATATAGTGTTGatgagaaaccatttagctgctctgagtgtgggaaaaaatATAATCACAGTTCAACACTGAGGATacacatgagaactcatacGGGAGAAagaccatttagctgctctgtgtgtgggaaaagattttgtAGAAGTGGAGAGATGAGGACacacatgagaactcatacaggagaaagaccatttagctgctctgagtgtgggaaaggATTTTGTAGAAGTGGAGAGGTGAGGACacacatgagaactcatacaggagaaagaccatttagctgctctgagtgtgggaaaggATTTTCTCTGTCAGGTTCTCTGAAGAGacacatgagaactcatacaggagaaagaccatttagctgctctgagtgtgggaaaagatttccTCAAAAAACTACTTTGAAGAATCACATAAGAACTCACACAGGAGAAAAGCCATtaagctgctctgagtgtgggcaAAGATTTTCTCGAAAAGATAATCTGAAGATTCACATGAGAACTCACACAGGAGAAAAAACATTTAGCtcctctgagtgtgggaaaagatttccTCGAAGTGGAGATGTGAGGACACACATGAGATTTCATTCAGGACaaaaaccatttagctgttctgagtgtgggaaaagtaTTTCTCGAAGTGGAGATGTGAGGAGACACATGAGAGTTCATACAGGAGAAagaccatttagctgctctgagtgcgGGAAAGGATTTTTTAAGTCAGATGCTCTGAAAGGacacatgagaactcatacAGGAGAAAGACCATTTagttgctctgagtgtgggaaactATTTTCTCTGGCATGTGCTCTGAAGACacacatgagaactcatacaggagaaaaaccatttggctgctctgagtgtgggaaaagatttccTCGAAGTGGAGATGTGAGGAGacacatgagaactcatacAGGAGAAAAGCCATTTAGTTGCTCTGATTGCGGGAAAGGATTTTCTCTGATAGGTGCTCTGAAGAGacacatgagaactcatacAGGAGAAAGACCATTTagttgctctgagtgtgggaaacgATTTTCTCATGCAGGTTCTCTGAAGGAacacatgagaactcatacaggagaaaaaccattcagctgctctgagtgtgggaaaagatatTCTCACCCAAATACTCTGTAG